In the Gossypium raimondii isolate GPD5lz chromosome 9, ASM2569854v1, whole genome shotgun sequence genome, one interval contains:
- the LOC105799171 gene encoding uncharacterized protein LOC105799171 isoform X1, whose product MMRRSASKKAGQPNSTNSINFSPSDLFRTASSRASSKEMERIDNLFHSYANTSLGMIDPEGIETLCSDMEVDHTDVRILMLAWKMKAEKQGYFTLEEWRRGMKALRADTVSKLRKALPELEKEVKRPSNFEDFYSYSFCYCLTEEKQKSIDIESICQLLDLVLGSHFRAQVDYFIEYLKIQSDYKVINMDQWMGFFRFCNEISFPDFSNYNPDLAWPLILDNFVEWMQSKQT is encoded by the exons ATGATGCGTCGCTCTGCATCTAAGAAAGCCGGTCAgcccaattcaaccaattccaTTAACTTTTCTCCCTCCGATCTCTTTCGCACCG CTTCAAGTAGGGCATCTTCAAAAGAGATGGAACGGATTGACAACCTGTTTCATTCTTATGCCAATACATCTCTTGGTATGATTGA CCCAGAAGGGATTGAAACTTTATGTTCTGATATGGAAGTTGATCACACAGATGTTAGGATCTTGATGCTTGCTTG GAAAATGAAAGCAGAAAAACAAGGATACTTCACCCTG GAGGAATGGCGAAGAGGAATGAAAGCACTGAGAGCTGACACTGTAAGTAAATTAAGGAAGGCCCTGCCAGAGCTAGAAAAAGAG GTCAAGAGACCATCAAACTTTGAGGATTTCTATTCCTATTCATTCTGCTATTGCCTGACAG AGGAGAAACAAAAGAGTATAGATATAGAGAGCATATGTCAATTGCTGGATCTTGTTTTAGGATCCCATTTCCGAGCGCAAGTTGACTATTTTATTGAGTATTTGAAG ATTCAGAGTGATTATAAGGTCATAAACATGGATCAATGGATGGGTTTTTTTCGGTTCTGCAATGAG ATAAGTTTCCCGGACTTCAGTAATTATAATCCGGACCTTGCTTGGCCATTGATCCTGGATAATTTCGTAGAGTGGATGCAGTCGAAGCAGACCTGA
- the LOC105799171 gene encoding uncharacterized protein LOC105799171 isoform X2 — protein sequence MMRRSASKKAGQPNSTNSINFSPSDLFRTASSRASSKEMERIDNLFHSYANTSLGMIDPEGIETLCSDMEVDHTDVRILMLAWKMKAEKQGYFTLEEWRRGMKALRADTVSKLRKALPELEKEVKRPSNFEDFYSYSFCYCLTEEKQKSIDIESICQLLDLVLGSHFRAQVDYFIEYLKIQSDYKVINMDQWMGFFRFCNEWLKFPVLATTLSLAEKIEEYK from the exons ATGATGCGTCGCTCTGCATCTAAGAAAGCCGGTCAgcccaattcaaccaattccaTTAACTTTTCTCCCTCCGATCTCTTTCGCACCG CTTCAAGTAGGGCATCTTCAAAAGAGATGGAACGGATTGACAACCTGTTTCATTCTTATGCCAATACATCTCTTGGTATGATTGA CCCAGAAGGGATTGAAACTTTATGTTCTGATATGGAAGTTGATCACACAGATGTTAGGATCTTGATGCTTGCTTG GAAAATGAAAGCAGAAAAACAAGGATACTTCACCCTG GAGGAATGGCGAAGAGGAATGAAAGCACTGAGAGCTGACACTGTAAGTAAATTAAGGAAGGCCCTGCCAGAGCTAGAAAAAGAG GTCAAGAGACCATCAAACTTTGAGGATTTCTATTCCTATTCATTCTGCTATTGCCTGACAG AGGAGAAACAAAAGAGTATAGATATAGAGAGCATATGTCAATTGCTGGATCTTGTTTTAGGATCCCATTTCCGAGCGCAAGTTGACTATTTTATTGAGTATTTGAAG ATTCAGAGTGATTATAAGGTCATAAACATGGATCAATGGATGGGTTTTTTTCGGTTCTGCAATGAG TGGTTAAAATTTCCAGTTCTTGCAACAACACTTTCTCTGGcagaaaaaattgaagaataCAAATG
- the LOC105799169 gene encoding uncharacterized protein LOC105799169 isoform X1: protein MEESDFFQDEPVVTQARAGAKFQPKFKRKAKDGTSGSIPSKPPVILKDVATTVASAAINAVQVVEPDNVVDDSKVSQVINPSQVTVTGSLLAEVAVPNCCNDTNSSFERTVGENADLYFGLECLDPLLTQSSTNDGDNRADHERTGTEFQEAGVFPDVDTQDIMFGMTTASGRRTEKFKPKPRLQTSVPASPPTVVEWVMHPATARFVPSETAFKEGSIPDFPSDHVPNCAPVDLGSFIPPDPSTSECPVNEELANLAVSSNAGVDLSGDVPDMPTEVISTIMERNASLVSNPSRESKQSSTGGEVNGEGKARKQLREQVTTPHNVDDLEDGTCNDDGLDAELPSYYAIDEDKDDNDDDEFNVEHASPKRRTSKRSKKPVNESEKPPRKRRKANEAQKHKKANEASDNPEKEQRKKFSHSTRRKRRFVDESLLTTPEDEIDFAKVALKDLILLADYKERIAKKEAKALKEPLTDQSTQKRLNEENARDEESSIASEQDQGIMDDQVNGSAQSDIYFNYQTLMTKEPRARWSKQDTELFYGAIRQFGPDFSLIQQLFPGRSRHQIKLKFKNEERRSPFKLSEALASRASDHSYFAKVIEQLQQVSGADPEAHGDVSNDLTREEEEVTPENNEEAAKPKQDEDVAVGDQEADITQDHSSLKSNEMDDEDDDDEILNSYQSAF from the exons ATGGAAGAGTCTGATTTTTTTCAGGATGAGCCGGTTGTAACCCAag CTCGGGCTGGTGCCAAGTTTCAACCCAAGTTTAAACGTAAAGCTAAAGATGGAACCTCTGGCTCAATCCCTTCAAAACCCCCTGTAATCTTGAAGGATGTGGCCACGACGGTAGCATCCGCAGCCATTAATGCAGTTCAAGTTGTGGAACCCGACAACGTTGTAGATGACAGTAAGGTCTCCCAAGTAATAAACCCATCCCAAGTAACTGTTACAGGTTCTCTGCTTGCTGAGGTTGCCGTTCCGAATTGTTGCAATGATACGAATTCGAGCTTTGAAAGAACAGTTGGGGag AATGCAGACTTATATTTTGGGTTGGAATGTCTTGATCCATTACTTACTCAGTCTTCGACTAATGATGGAGATAATCGGGCTGATCATGAAAGAACTGGGACAGAG TTTCAGGAAGCAGGAGTCTTTCCTGATGTTGATACTCAAGATATTATGTTTGGTATGACAACTGCCTCTG GAAGGCGTACtgaaaaattcaaacccaagCCTAGGCTACAAACTAGTGTACCTGCCTCACCGCCTACTGTGGTTGAGTGGGTTATGCATCCTGCAACTGCTCGGTTTGTTCCTTCTGAAACAGCATTTAAAGAGGGCTCAATTCCTGACTTTCCATCCGATCATGTTCCCAATTGCGCACCTGTGGATTTAGGTTCTTTTATTCCACCAGATCCTTCTACCTCTGAATGTCCGGTGAATGAGGAACTGGCAAACCTTGCAGTATCTTCTAATGCAGGTGTTGATCTTTCTGGAGATGTCCCTGACATGCCTACAGAAGTG ATTTCTACCATCATGGAAAGGAACGCTTCTCTAGTATCAAATCCTTCTCGAGAGTCCAAACAGTCTTCGACTGGAGGTGAGGTGAATGGAGAGGGGAAAGCAAGAAAGCAGTTGAGAGAGCAGGTGACTACTCCACATAATGTTGATGATCTCGAGGATGGGACTTGTAATGACGATGGCCTAGATGCTGAACTCCCCAGTTATTATGCTATCGATGAGGATAAAGACgacaatgatgatgatgaatttAATGTGGAGCATGCATCTCCAAAGAGGAGAACTTCTAAGAGGTCAAAGAAACCAGTGAATGAAAGTGAAAAACCTCCTCGAAAACGTAGGAAAGCTAATGAAGCTCAGAAGCATAAGAAAGCCAATGAAGCATCAGATAATCCAGAAAAAGAACAGCGGAAGAAATTTTCTCATTCAACTCGTAGAAAGAGGAGATTTG TGGATGAGTCTTTACTAACCACGCCAGAGGACGAAATTGACTTTGCAAAGGTGGCCTTGAAGGATCTCATTCTATTAGCAGATTATAAGGAGCGGATAGCG AAGAAAGAGGCGAAAGCATTAAAAGAACCTTTGACCGATCAAAG TACCCAAAAGAGATTGAATGAGGAAAATGCTCGTGATGAAGAAAGCTCTATTGCTTCAGAACAAGACCAAGGTATTATGGATGATCAAGTCAATGGTAGCGCCCAATCAGACATCTACTTTAATTACCAGACTCTCATGACAAAAGAACCCAGAGCAAGATGGTCAAAACAAGACACAGAGTTGTTTTATGGG GCTATTCGGCAATTTGGACCTGATTTTTCATTGATACAACAACTTTTTCCTGGAAGAAGTCGTCATCAGATCAAGCTAAAATTTAAGAATGAAGAGCGTCGATCTCCATTTAAACTTTCAGAGGCTTTAGCAAGTCGTGCCAGCG ATCATTCCTATTTTGCAAAGGTGATCGAGCAGTTGCAACAAGTTTCTGGTGCAGATCCGGAGGCTCATGGAGATGTTTCCAATGATTTAACACGTGAAGAGGAAGAGGTCACTCCCGAAAATAAT GAGGAAGCGGCGAAACCCAAGCAGGATGAGGATGTAGCAGTTGGAGATCAAGAAGCTGATATTACCCAAGACCATAGTAGTTTGAAGTCCAATGAAATGGAcgatgaggatgatgatgatgaaatattgaATTCATATCAAAGTGCATTTTAG
- the LOC105799169 gene encoding uncharacterized protein LOC105799169 isoform X2 → MEESDFFQDEPVVTQARAGAKFQPKFKRKAKDGTSGSIPSKPPVILKDVATTVASAAINAVQVVEPDNVVDDSKVSQVINPSQVTVTGSLLAEVAVPNCCNDTNSSFERTVGENADLYFGLECLDPLLTQSSTNDGDNRADHERTGTEFQEAGVFPDVDTQDIMFGRRTEKFKPKPRLQTSVPASPPTVVEWVMHPATARFVPSETAFKEGSIPDFPSDHVPNCAPVDLGSFIPPDPSTSECPVNEELANLAVSSNAGVDLSGDVPDMPTEVISTIMERNASLVSNPSRESKQSSTGGEVNGEGKARKQLREQVTTPHNVDDLEDGTCNDDGLDAELPSYYAIDEDKDDNDDDEFNVEHASPKRRTSKRSKKPVNESEKPPRKRRKANEAQKHKKANEASDNPEKEQRKKFSHSTRRKRRFVDESLLTTPEDEIDFAKVALKDLILLADYKERIAKKEAKALKEPLTDQSTQKRLNEENARDEESSIASEQDQGIMDDQVNGSAQSDIYFNYQTLMTKEPRARWSKQDTELFYGAIRQFGPDFSLIQQLFPGRSRHQIKLKFKNEERRSPFKLSEALASRASDHSYFAKVIEQLQQVSGADPEAHGDVSNDLTREEEEVTPENNEEAAKPKQDEDVAVGDQEADITQDHSSLKSNEMDDEDDDDEILNSYQSAF, encoded by the exons ATGGAAGAGTCTGATTTTTTTCAGGATGAGCCGGTTGTAACCCAag CTCGGGCTGGTGCCAAGTTTCAACCCAAGTTTAAACGTAAAGCTAAAGATGGAACCTCTGGCTCAATCCCTTCAAAACCCCCTGTAATCTTGAAGGATGTGGCCACGACGGTAGCATCCGCAGCCATTAATGCAGTTCAAGTTGTGGAACCCGACAACGTTGTAGATGACAGTAAGGTCTCCCAAGTAATAAACCCATCCCAAGTAACTGTTACAGGTTCTCTGCTTGCTGAGGTTGCCGTTCCGAATTGTTGCAATGATACGAATTCGAGCTTTGAAAGAACAGTTGGGGag AATGCAGACTTATATTTTGGGTTGGAATGTCTTGATCCATTACTTACTCAGTCTTCGACTAATGATGGAGATAATCGGGCTGATCATGAAAGAACTGGGACAGAG TTTCAGGAAGCAGGAGTCTTTCCTGATGTTGATACTCAAGATATTATGTTTG GAAGGCGTACtgaaaaattcaaacccaagCCTAGGCTACAAACTAGTGTACCTGCCTCACCGCCTACTGTGGTTGAGTGGGTTATGCATCCTGCAACTGCTCGGTTTGTTCCTTCTGAAACAGCATTTAAAGAGGGCTCAATTCCTGACTTTCCATCCGATCATGTTCCCAATTGCGCACCTGTGGATTTAGGTTCTTTTATTCCACCAGATCCTTCTACCTCTGAATGTCCGGTGAATGAGGAACTGGCAAACCTTGCAGTATCTTCTAATGCAGGTGTTGATCTTTCTGGAGATGTCCCTGACATGCCTACAGAAGTG ATTTCTACCATCATGGAAAGGAACGCTTCTCTAGTATCAAATCCTTCTCGAGAGTCCAAACAGTCTTCGACTGGAGGTGAGGTGAATGGAGAGGGGAAAGCAAGAAAGCAGTTGAGAGAGCAGGTGACTACTCCACATAATGTTGATGATCTCGAGGATGGGACTTGTAATGACGATGGCCTAGATGCTGAACTCCCCAGTTATTATGCTATCGATGAGGATAAAGACgacaatgatgatgatgaatttAATGTGGAGCATGCATCTCCAAAGAGGAGAACTTCTAAGAGGTCAAAGAAACCAGTGAATGAAAGTGAAAAACCTCCTCGAAAACGTAGGAAAGCTAATGAAGCTCAGAAGCATAAGAAAGCCAATGAAGCATCAGATAATCCAGAAAAAGAACAGCGGAAGAAATTTTCTCATTCAACTCGTAGAAAGAGGAGATTTG TGGATGAGTCTTTACTAACCACGCCAGAGGACGAAATTGACTTTGCAAAGGTGGCCTTGAAGGATCTCATTCTATTAGCAGATTATAAGGAGCGGATAGCG AAGAAAGAGGCGAAAGCATTAAAAGAACCTTTGACCGATCAAAG TACCCAAAAGAGATTGAATGAGGAAAATGCTCGTGATGAAGAAAGCTCTATTGCTTCAGAACAAGACCAAGGTATTATGGATGATCAAGTCAATGGTAGCGCCCAATCAGACATCTACTTTAATTACCAGACTCTCATGACAAAAGAACCCAGAGCAAGATGGTCAAAACAAGACACAGAGTTGTTTTATGGG GCTATTCGGCAATTTGGACCTGATTTTTCATTGATACAACAACTTTTTCCTGGAAGAAGTCGTCATCAGATCAAGCTAAAATTTAAGAATGAAGAGCGTCGATCTCCATTTAAACTTTCAGAGGCTTTAGCAAGTCGTGCCAGCG ATCATTCCTATTTTGCAAAGGTGATCGAGCAGTTGCAACAAGTTTCTGGTGCAGATCCGGAGGCTCATGGAGATGTTTCCAATGATTTAACACGTGAAGAGGAAGAGGTCACTCCCGAAAATAAT GAGGAAGCGGCGAAACCCAAGCAGGATGAGGATGTAGCAGTTGGAGATCAAGAAGCTGATATTACCCAAGACCATAGTAGTTTGAAGTCCAATGAAATGGAcgatgaggatgatgatgatgaaatattgaATTCATATCAAAGTGCATTTTAG